The bacterium genomic sequence GGATTTTCCGGCATTGGGAAAGCCCACCAGCCCCACGTCGGCCAGCATCTTCAGTTCCAGGCGCAGGGAGACGGTCTCTCCTATCTCGCCCTTTTCGGCCACCCGGGGGGTCTGGTTGGTGGAGGTGGCAAAATGGAAGTTGCCCTTGCCCCCCTTGCCGCCGGTGGCGGCGATCACCGAGGTGCCCGGGACTATCAGGTCGGCCAGCAATTTTCCGCTTGCAGCGTCGTAGATCAAAGTTCCCGGCGGCACCGGGATCACGCAGTCCGGACCGGCTTTGCCGGACATTTTCCGGTATGCGCCGTTCTGCCCGTGCCCGGCCTTGAAGAAATGATGGTAGCGGAAATCACGCAGGGTCACCAGATTGGGTTCCACCAGGAACACCACCGAACCGCCCCGGCCCCCGTCCCCGCCGTCGGGTCCGCCCTTGGGAATGTATTTTTCGCGGTAAAAGCTGACCGATCCGTTCCCTCCGTTGCCGGCCGTGACCTTTATCTCCGCCAGATCGACTATAGGCATTTGATTATTTTCCGTTCTTTTAAGTTCTGGTATTTCCGTTTGAGCATCTGGGATACCGGGGCCGGCACCAGGCCGTCCAGCCTGCCTCCCATTCTGGCCACCTCCTTGACCAGTCCGGAATTGAGACAGGTATATTGTTCCGAGGGCATCAGGTAAATGGTTTCGATGTTCTTGTCCAGTTTGCGGTTCATCAGGGCCATCTGGAACTCGTATTCAAAGTCGGACACCGCCCGCAGGCCCCGCACCAAGGCGGTGGCCTTCTGGCTCCGGGCATAATCCACCAGCAGTCCGTCGAAACTGGTGATCTTGATTTTTGACGACCGGGGAGCGCATTTTTTCAGCAGCTCCACCCTTTCCTCCAGGGTAAACAGCGGGGTCTTGCGGTCATTGACGGCCACGGCCACGATCAGCCGGTCGAATATCTTCAAAGCCCGCACCATCAGATCGATATGCCCGTTGGTGACCGGATCGAAAGTGCCGGGATAGATGGCGGTTTTAACCATTTTAAGACCTCCGTAAGGTATTCAGTATTCAGTATTCT encodes the following:
- the obgE gene encoding GTPase ObgE gives rise to the protein MPIVDLAEIKVTAGNGGNGSVSFYREKYIPKGGPDGGDGGRGGSVVFLVEPNLVTLRDFRYHHFFKAGHGQNGAYRKMSGKAGPDCVIPVPPGTLIYDAASGKLLADLIVPGTSVIAATGGKGGKGNFHFATSTNQTPRVAEKGEIGETVSLRLELKMLADVGLVGFPNAGKSTLLSKLTQAHPKIANYPFTTLMPNLGAMYLDENSTCTIADLPGLIEGAHQGKGLGTQFLRHIERTRVLVFVIDASAENAKQELKVLKNELISYNPGLADKPQLVVYNKIDLLKKKPKVDGLYVSALNGDGLDELRRSIAKLYTRSKKKK
- the coaD gene encoding pantetheine-phosphate adenylyltransferase; translated protein: MVKTAIYPGTFDPVTNGHIDLMVRALKIFDRLIVAVAVNDRKTPLFTLEERVELLKKCAPRSSKIKITSFDGLLVDYARSQKATALVRGLRAVSDFEYEFQMALMNRKLDKNIETIYLMPSEQYTCLNSGLVKEVARMGGRLDGLVPAPVSQMLKRKYQNLKERKIIKCL